Proteins found in one Sorghum bicolor cultivar BTx623 chromosome 1, Sorghum_bicolor_NCBIv3, whole genome shotgun sequence genomic segment:
- the LOC8063191 gene encoding putative polyol transporter 1 yields the protein MAEQHKNPTNRAASDGLPDGVAPPRKKTNVRFAFACAILASMTSILLGYDIGVMSGAALFIKEDLKISDVEVEVLLGILNLYSLLGSFAAGRTSDWIGRRLTIILAAVIFFVGAFMMGFSVNYPMLMAGRFVAGIGVGYALMIAPVYTAEVSPASSRGFLTSFPEVFINIGILLGYVSNYAFSHLSLKVGWRLMLGIGAAPSVVLALMVLGMPESPRWLVMKGRLADAKVVLGKTSDTPEEAAMRLADIKEAAGIPADLDGDVVAVPKRTGGEERVWKELILSPTPAVRRVLLSAIGIHFFQQSSGIDSVVLYSPRVFQSAGIADKNKLLGTTCAVGVTKTVFILVATFTLDRFGRRPLLLTSTGGMVVSLVGLGFGLTVIGHHPEGTTIPWAIGVCIASILGVVAFFSIGLGPITWVYSSEIFPLHLRALGCALGVGVNRVTSGVISMTFLSLSKGITIGGSFFLYAGVATLAWVFFFTYLPETRGRTLEQMGDLFGIPNMAGDSDQQSPEKEKTTLSNVEMSSTATSSDIRNE from the exons ATGGCAGAACAGCACAAAAACCCAACAAACAGGGCAGCCTCCGATGGCCTCCCAGACGGTGTTGCGCCGCCGCGGAAGAAGACCAACGTCCGGTTCGCCTTCGCCTGCgccatcttggcctccatgacctCCATCCTCCTCGGCtacg ACATCGGGGTGATGAGCGGCGCGGCGCTGTTCATCAAGGAGGACCTCAAGATCTCAGacgtggaggtggaggtccTGCTCGGCATCCTCAACCTCTACTCGCTCTTGGGCTCCTTCGCGGCAGGGCGCACCTCCGACTGGATCGGACGCCGGCTCACCATCATCCTCGCCGCCGTCATCTTCTTCGTCGGGGCCTTCATGATGGGCTTCTCGGTGAACTACCCCATGCTCATGGCTGGCAGGTTCGTGGCGGGCATCGGCGTCGGCTACGCGCTCATGATCGCGCCCGTCTACACGGCCGAGGTCTCGCCGGCGTCGTCACGCGGGTTCCTCACCTCCTTCCCCGAGGTGTTCATCAACATCGGCATCCTGCTCGGCTACGTCTCCAACTACGCCTTCTCCCACCTTAGCCTCAAGGTCGGCTGGCGCCTCATGCTCGGCATCGGCGCCGCGCCTTCCGTCGTCCTCGCGCTCATGGTGCTCGGCATGCCGGAGTCCCCGCGGTGGCTCGTCATGAAGGGCCGTCTCGCCGACGCGAAAGTCGTGCTCGGCAAGACCTCCGACACGCCCGAGGAGGCCGCCATGCGCCTCGCGGACATCAAGGAGGCGGCCGGCATCCCCGCCGACCTCGACGGCGACGTCGTCGCCGTGCCCAAACGGACCGGCGGCGAGGAGCGCGTGTGGAAAGAGCTGATCCTGTCCCCGACGCCGGCCGTCCGGCGCGTGCTCTTGTCGGCGATCGGAATCCACTTCTTCCAGCAGTCGTCGGGCATCGACTCGGTGGTGCTCTACAGCCCGCGCGTGTTCCAGAGCGCCGGCATCGCCGACAAGAACAAGCTGCTGGGCACCACGTGCGCCGTCGGCGTGACCAAGACGGTCTTCATCCTGGTGGCCACGTTCACGCTGGACCGCTTCGGCCGtcggccactcctgctgacgaGCACGGGGGGCATGGTCGTCAGCCTCGTCGGCCTCGGGTTCGGGCTCACCGTCATCGGCCACCACCCGGAGGGCACCACCATCCCCTGGGCCATCGGCGTCTGCATCGCCTCCATCCTCGGGGTGGTGGCCTTCTTCTCCATCGGGCTCGGCCCCATCACGTGGGTGTACAGCTCCGAGATCTTCCCGCTTCACCTGCGCGCGCTCGGCTGCGCGCTCGGCGTCGGCGTGAACCGCGTCACCAGCGGGGTCATCTCCATGACCTTCCTGTCGCTGTCCAAGGGCATCACCATCGGGGGCAGCTTCTTCCTCTACGCGGGCGTCGCCACGCTCGCCTgggtcttcttcttcacctaccTCCCAGAGACGCGAGGCCGCACGCTCGAGCAGATGGGCGACCTCTTCGGCATCCCTAACATGGCCGGCGACAGCGACCAGCAGTCACCGGAGAAGGAGAAGACGACCTTGAGCAACGTCGAGATGTCATCGACGGCAACTAGTAGTGATATCAGAAATGAGTGA